The following coding sequences are from one Arachis hypogaea cultivar Tifrunner chromosome 7, arahy.Tifrunner.gnm2.J5K5, whole genome shotgun sequence window:
- the LOC112703948 gene encoding MLP-like protein 43, which produces MVALLSGKISIEVVIQVAASKFFNVLAKQFHNVPNICERIHGSKLHEGDDWHSTDSVKQWTLLIDGKVKTIKERIEAIDEENKSIIYQVFDDDISEHYKVFKFILQVNEKNDECACVKWTIEYEKINENVETPYAYLDFEEKITKDIADHVLKA; this is translated from the exons ATGGTAGCACTACTAAGTGGTAAAATTAGTATTGAAGTTGTGATTCAAGTAGCGGCTTCAAAGTTCTTTAATGTTTTGGCAAAGCAATTCCACAATGTTCCAAACATTTGTGAAAGAATTCATGGATCCAAGTTGCACGAAGGTGATGACTGGCACAGCACTGATTCAGTTAAACAATGGACTCTTCTCATAG ATGGAAAAGTGAAAACAATAAAGGAGAGAATTGAAGCCATTGATGAAGAGAACAAATCAATCATTTATCAAGTCTTTGATGACGATATCAGTGAGCACTACAAGGTCTTTAAGTTcatccttcaagtgaatgagaagaatgatgaatgtgcTTGTGTCAAATGGACTATTGAATATGAGAAGATCAATGAGAATGTTGAAACTCCATATGCATACTTGGACTTCGAGGAGAAGATTACTAAGGATATTGCTGATCATGTTCTCAAGGCATAG